The following coding sequences lie in one Paramisgurnus dabryanus chromosome 16, PD_genome_1.1, whole genome shotgun sequence genomic window:
- the slc26a2 gene encoding sulfate transporter, protein MPLKKVCEGVSEEDGVWTGPDSLFMLEKCDKQKEPWKSVIKRKVRKKCACSTERAKALIKDSFPILKWLPRYRFKDWIIGDSMSGLIVGILLVPQSIAYSLLAEQDPIYGLYTSFFSSIIYALLGSSRHISVGMFGVLCLLVGQVVDKELTLAGYNSGTNLTTLVLMDNSTGPVCDRSCYAIMVGATLTFTAGVYQVLMGLLQVGFVSVFLSDSLLSGFATGASLTILTSQVKYLLGLRFPRVQGWGSLIRTWISLFTNLGKTNVCDLITSIVCLLVLVPTKELNDRFKAKLKAPIPFELFVVIIATLASHFGQFKETYMSDVAGEIPTGFMAPQLPNWSLIPNIALDAFSIAIVGFAITVSLSEMFAKKHGYVVDANQEMYAIGFCNIIPSFFRCFTTSAALTKTLVKESTGCQTQLSALVTALVLLLVLLVIAPLFYSLQKCVLAVIIIVNLRGALRKFGDIPKMWRVNRVDTIIWLVTMATSALINTELGLLVGVLVSAFCVLGRTQGAQVLQLGQAGDREVFEDLASYKGLQTSPGVAVFRYSAPIYYANQALFKKSLYRNVGLDPLKEKARRKKLDKQKKQKQGREEQKQKMEVSTDVYLLQHSTFHTLIIDCGPVMFLDTAGVNALKEVCKDYNDLGVCVLLAQCSTSVIDSLRRGGYYDPKTGAKEIQFYTVGDAISYAQSLNLQNGDCDTVL, encoded by the exons ATGCCACTTAAGAAGGTCTGTGAAGGTGTTTCAGAAGAGGATGGTGTTTGGACGGGGCCAGACAGTCTCTTCATGTTAGAAAAGTGTGATAAACAGAAGGAGCCCTGGAAATCAGTAATAAAAAGGAAGGTGCGAAAAAAGTGTGCCTGCAGTACTGAACGAGCCAAAGCCCTAATTAAAGATTCTTTCCCAATATTGAAATGGCTCCCACGCTATCGTTTCAAAGACTGGATTATCGGAGATTCCATGTCAGGCCTAATCGTGGGCATCTTGCTGGTTCCTCAGTCCATCGCTTATTCATTACTGGCAGAACAAGACCCTATTTATGGCCTCTATACGTCCTTCTTCTCCAGCATTATTTATGCCTTGCTTGGCTCCTCTAGGCACATTTCAGTGGGGATGTTTGGTGTATTGTGTCTGCTGGTGGGGCAGGTAGTGGACAAGGAACTTACTCTAGCTGGATACAACTCAGGCACCAATCTGACGACTCTGGTACTCATGGACAACAGCACCGGTCCAGTCTGTGACCGAAGCTGCTATGCAATCATGGTGGGAGCAACACTGACTTTCACAGCAGGTGTCTACCAG GTGTTGATGGGTCTCCTACAAGTTGGATTCGTGTCAGTCTTCCTCTCGGACTCTCTGTTGAGTGGTTTTGCTACCGGCGCTTCTCTCACCATCCTCACATCCCAGGTCAAGTATTTATTGGGCCTACGTTTTCCCAGGGTCCAAGGCTGGGGCTCACTCATAAGAACTTGGATCAGCCTGTTCACAAATCTGGGCAAGACCAACGTATGTGATCTCATCACCAGCATTGTCTGCTTGCTCGTGCTTGTACCGACCAAGGAGCTTAACGACCGTTTCAAGGCAAAGCTCAAGGCTCCAATTCCCTTTGAGCTCTTTGTGGTCATTATAGCTACTCTAGCCTCCCATTTTGGTCAGTTCAAGGAAACTTATATGTCAGATGTGGCTGGAGAAATTCCCACTGGATTTATGGCTCCACAGCTACCAAACTGGTCTCTCATACCCAACATCGCTCTTGATGCCTTCTCAATAGCCATCGTTGGTTTTGCCATTACTGTATCTCTGTCTGAGATGTTTGCCAAGAAGCATGGTTATGTAGTGGACGCTAACCAGGAGATGTATGCTATTGGATTTTGTAATATTATTCCATCCTTCTTCCGTTGTTTTACGACCAGTGCTGCCTTGACCAAGACTCTTGTGAAGGAGTCGACTGGTTGCCAGACTCAGCTCTCAGCGTTAGTGACTGCTCTGGTGCTGCTGCTTGTCCTGCTTGTCATTGCCCCTCTTTTCTACTCATTGCAGAA ATGTGTTTTAGCCGTCATCATTATCGTCAACCTCCGTGGAGCACTGCGAAAGTTCGGAGACATTCCCAAAATGTGGCGTGTAAATCGCGTGGACACTATCATCTGGCTGGTAACAATGGCTACCTCGGCCTTAATCAACACTGAGTTGGGCCTACTGGTTGGAGTCCTGGTTTCTGCATTCTGTGTGTTAGGCCGAACGCAGGGTGCTCAGGTCCTGCAGCTTGGCCAAGCAGGAGATCGTGAGGTCTTTGAGGACCTTGCATCATATAAGGGCCTTCAGACCTCACCAGGAGTAGCTGTTTTCCGGTACAGTGCTCCAATCTACTACGCCAACCAAGCTTTGTTTAAGAAGTCACTGTACCGCAACGTGGGCCTGGATCCGCTCAAAGAAAAAGCCAGGCGTAAGAAACTCGATAAGCAGAAGAAGCAGAAACAGGGTCGAGAAGAACAGAAGCAAAAGATGGAAGTATCCACCGATGTGTATCTGCTACAGCATTCGACCTTTCACACATTAATCATAGACTGCGGCCCAGTGATGTTTCTAGATACCGCCGGAGTTAACGCTTTGAAGGAAGTATGCAAGGACTACAACGATCTAGGTGTGTGTGTACTTTTGGCACAATGCAGCACCtctgttattgattctttgcggaGGGGAGGCTACTATGACCCGAAGACCGGAGCCAaagaaatacagttttacacTGTTGGTGATGCCATCTCATATGCCCAAAGCTTAAATTTACAGAATGGTGATTGTGACACTGTTTTGTGA